The following are from one region of the Gloeomargarita lithophora Alchichica-D10 genome:
- a CDS encoding MAPEG family protein, producing the protein MSLPIPPQQALYWAIAVAAGLIYVPYLLVAYGRLKCGYDPNAPRAIFDKLPPFAQRAAWAHQNAFESFTLFAPAVLLVVLAQAASPYTNAVLVTYLAMRLGHSLFYIANIAALRGLAWVVSMGCIASLYGTAISKINLLP; encoded by the coding sequence ATGTCCCTACCGATTCCGCCCCAACAGGCTTTATATTGGGCAATTGCCGTTGCCGCTGGCCTGATTTACGTCCCCTACCTGTTGGTGGCCTACGGGCGATTGAAGTGTGGGTATGACCCCAATGCACCCCGGGCGATTTTTGATAAACTGCCCCCCTTTGCCCAACGGGCGGCCTGGGCGCATCAAAACGCTTTTGAGAGTTTTACCCTGTTTGCCCCGGCGGTGCTTTTGGTGGTACTCGCCCAAGCCGCATCCCCCTATACCAATGCGGTGCTGGTTACTTATTTGGCCATGCGTTTGGGGCACAGTTTGTTTTACATTGCCAATATAGCTGCATTACGGGGCTTGGCTTGGGTTGTGAGTATGGGTTGCATTGCCAGCCTCTACGGTACGGCGATTAGCAAAATCAACCTCCTGCCGTGA
- a CDS encoding alpha/beta hydrolase, with protein sequence MNANSWYQFLGKGLRLVVGVYGGLLLLLILGQSRLMYFPSRQIINTPQDTGLDYENLRLTTSDGVSISAWWMPVANPQAPVILFAHGNGGNISYRLPYIRIFHQMGFASLFFDYRGYGESEGQPSEQGTYLDGEASWNYLTQNRKITPQRIIIYGESLGGGIATYLAAKYQPAGLILGSTFTSIPDRAKELFPLMPIDLIAQFQYHNLGRLAQIQSPVLIIHSPQDEIIPFHHGQKLYEAANEPKFFLEIHGNHNEGFLDALPTYQAGIGQFIQGILAD encoded by the coding sequence ATGAACGCAAATTCTTGGTACCAATTTCTGGGGAAGGGTTTGCGCCTGGTGGTGGGGGTTTATGGCGGGTTATTACTGTTACTTATTTTAGGTCAATCCCGGCTGATGTATTTCCCCAGTCGCCAAATTATAAATACCCCTCAAGATACGGGGTTGGACTATGAAAATCTCCGCCTCACCACCAGCGATGGGGTGAGCATTTCCGCTTGGTGGATGCCGGTGGCAAATCCCCAGGCTCCGGTGATTTTATTCGCCCACGGCAACGGGGGTAATATCAGCTATCGCCTGCCCTATATCCGTATTTTTCACCAAATGGGGTTTGCCAGCCTCTTTTTTGACTACCGGGGCTATGGGGAAAGCGAAGGCCAACCCAGCGAACAGGGCACCTATTTAGATGGGGAAGCAAGCTGGAATTATCTCACCCAGAACCGCAAAATCACCCCCCAGCGAATTATTATCTACGGGGAATCCTTAGGGGGGGGCATTGCCACCTATTTGGCCGCTAAATATCAACCGGCGGGCTTGATTTTAGGTTCAACGTTTACCAGCATTCCCGACCGGGCAAAAGAACTATTTCCCCTGATGCCCATTGACCTGATCGCCCAATTTCAGTACCACAATTTAGGGCGTTTAGCGCAGATTCAATCCCCTGTGTTAATTATCCACAGTCCCCAGGATGAAATTATTCCTTTTCACCACGGCCAAAAACTTTACGAAGCGGCCAACGAACCCAAGTTTTTCTTGGAAATTCACGGCAACCACAACGAAGGTTTTTTGGATGCTTTACCCACCTATCAAGCGGGAATTGGGCAATTTATCCAGGGGATTTTAGCCGACTAA
- the gap gene encoding type I glyceraldehyde-3-phosphate dehydrogenase, translating into MTLKVGINGFGRIGRLVFRAGIADPNIEFVGVNDLVPPDNLAYLLQYDSTHGRFAGQIEAKTDGIVVNDRFIPCFASKDPAELPWGKVGADYVVESTGIFTTHEGASKHLTAGAKRVVISAPTKDPDQVATLVMGVNENQFDPAHHRIVSNASCTTNCLAPIAKVIHDNFGLAEGLMTTVHSYTATQSTVDGPSRKDWRGGRGAAQNIIPASTGAAKAVALVLPALKGRLTGMALRVPTPNVSVVDLTCKTERSTSYKDICAAMKAASAGSMRGILGYTEAEVVSMDFTGDSHSSIFDAGAGIELNANFFKVVSWYDNEWGYSRRVVDLLTHMAQKDGLLA; encoded by the coding sequence ATGACCTTAAAAGTGGGAATTAATGGCTTTGGCCGCATCGGTCGCCTGGTATTTCGGGCGGGGATTGCTGATCCCAATATCGAATTTGTGGGCGTAAACGACCTGGTACCGCCGGATAATCTGGCCTACTTACTACAATACGATTCCACCCACGGGCGGTTTGCAGGCCAGATAGAAGCGAAAACCGATGGCATTGTCGTCAATGACCGGTTTATTCCCTGTTTTGCCAGCAAAGACCCGGCGGAACTCCCCTGGGGCAAGGTCGGGGCGGATTATGTGGTGGAATCCACGGGGATTTTTACCACCCACGAGGGGGCGAGCAAGCACCTGACGGCGGGGGCGAAACGGGTGGTGATTTCCGCACCCACCAAGGACCCGGATCAGGTGGCAACTCTGGTAATGGGCGTAAATGAGAACCAATTTGACCCGGCGCACCACCGGATTGTCTCCAACGCCAGTTGCACCACCAACTGTCTGGCACCGATTGCCAAGGTGATCCACGATAACTTTGGCCTCGCCGAAGGGTTGATGACCACGGTACATTCCTACACCGCCACCCAATCCACGGTGGATGGCCCCAGCCGTAAGGACTGGCGGGGGGGACGGGGGGCAGCCCAGAATATCATTCCCGCTTCCACCGGGGCGGCCAAGGCGGTGGCATTGGTTTTACCGGCTTTGAAGGGGCGCTTAACTGGCATGGCACTGCGGGTGCCCACCCCCAACGTTTCCGTAGTGGATTTGACCTGCAAAACCGAACGTAGTACCAGCTACAAGGACATTTGCGCCGCCATGAAAGCCGCCAGTGCAGGCTCTATGCGGGGGATTTTGGGCTACACCGAGGCCGAGGTGGTGTCCATGGATTTCACCGGGGATTCCCATTCCAGCATTTTTGATGCGGGGGCGGGAATTGAGTTAAACGCCAATTTTTTCAAAGTCGTATCCTGGTACGACAATGAATGGGGGTATTCCCGGCGGGTGGTGGATTTGCTCACCCACATGGCACAAAAAGATGGGCTTTTAGCCTAA
- a CDS encoding histidine phosphatase family protein, which yields MGLHLYFLRHGETVFSKSGNYSGSLDPELTAQGQQMAADFAQAYQALPWTAVFCSPMRRTMATATPLAQAVGLELQLRDGLKEIHYGVWEGQTPAWVKQNHLEDYIHWMTEPAWNAPTGGETAVQIANRAMAVIAEIEANYTEGNVLVVSHKATLRIILCSLLGIDLGRFRDRISILVASVSLVRFTQYGPRLELMGDRSHLNPELRALAGT from the coding sequence ATGGGACTCCATCTCTATTTCCTGCGGCACGGGGAGACGGTTTTTAGTAAAAGCGGCAATTATTCCGGCAGTCTTGACCCGGAGTTGACCGCTCAGGGGCAACAAATGGCCGCAGACTTTGCCCAAGCCTACCAAGCTCTCCCCTGGACGGCGGTTTTTTGTAGTCCCATGCGGCGCACCATGGCCACGGCCACCCCCCTGGCGCAGGCGGTGGGGTTAGAATTGCAGTTGCGGGACGGGTTAAAAGAAATCCACTACGGGGTCTGGGAAGGGCAAACCCCCGCCTGGGTCAAGCAAAATCATCTGGAGGACTACATCCACTGGATGACCGAACCGGCCTGGAATGCCCCCACCGGCGGCGAAACGGCGGTACAAATTGCCAACCGTGCCATGGCCGTGATTGCCGAAATCGAGGCCAACTATACCGAGGGCAATGTGCTGGTGGTGTCCCACAAGGCCACCCTGCGGATTATTTTGTGTAGTCTGCTGGGGATTGACCTGGGGCGGTTCCGAGACCGGATCAGTATCCTGGTGGCCTCGGTCAGCCTGGTGCGGTTTACCCAGTACGGCCCCCGGTTGGAATTGATGGGCGACCGGAGCCATCTCAACCCCGAATTGCGGGCATTGGCGGGAACCTAG
- a CDS encoding glycogen/starch/alpha-glucan phosphorylase encodes MTTAMPVAPQYEDDRTGLSVETLKRAFMDNLFYIQGKFPQIASQNDYYMALAYTVRDRMLQRWISTAQTYTSQGSRTVCYLSAEFLMGPHLGNNLINLGIYDQVQQAVTELGLDFQALLYQEEEPGLGNGGLGRLAACFLDSLATLQIPAIGYGIRYEFGIFDQEIRDGWQVEITDKWLRHGNPWEIPRPEWSVEVKLGGHTEAYTDEQGQYRVRWHPYQVVKGIPYDTPILGYLVNTANTLRLWKAEAPESFDFTAFNRGDYYGAVDEKIISENVTKVLYPNDEPIQGKRLRLVQQIFFVSCSLQDMFRILQGQGLPVTRFHEKFTVQLNDTHPAVAVAELMRLLLDEYGVNWDTAWEITSRSCAYTNHTLLPEALERWPLSLFGSLLPRHLEIIFEINQRFLDLVRQRFPGDAGKIQRMSLIDESGERYVRMANLATVGSMAVNGVAALHTDLLKQTVLNDFYALWPAKFNNKTNGVTPRRWMLLSNLRLSKLIASRIGKTWVTNYDELQQLEKLQDDPEFRQEWRGIKRAIKTDLVGYIQERTGIVVSPDSIFDVLIKRIHEYKRQHLQALHIISLYNRLKRDPNLNIPARTFIFGGKAAPGYFMAKLIIKLINAIGEVVNPDPDIQGKIKVVFLPDYNVKFSQRVFPAADLSEQISTAGKEASGTGNMKFAMNGALTIGTLDGANVEIREKVGADNFFLFGLNAQEVMALRAHGYRPWEYYNSNPVLKEVIDQIAGGMFSRGDTSLFRPIVDSLLNHDPYFLMADFQSFIDTQERVSQAYQNTEQWTRMSILNTARTGFFSSDRSMQQYCQDIWHVSAVPIEVKPYDHNQASQHL; translated from the coding sequence ATGACGACTGCGATGCCCGTAGCTCCCCAGTATGAGGATGACCGGACTGGGTTGAGCGTGGAGACGCTGAAGCGAGCTTTTATGGACAACTTGTTCTACATCCAGGGCAAGTTTCCCCAGATTGCTTCCCAGAATGACTACTATATGGCGTTGGCCTACACGGTGCGGGATCGGATGTTGCAACGGTGGATCAGCACGGCGCAAACCTACACCAGCCAAGGCTCGCGTACGGTGTGTTATCTATCGGCGGAATTTCTCATGGGACCGCACCTGGGCAATAATCTGATCAATCTGGGAATTTATGACCAGGTGCAGCAGGCGGTGACGGAATTGGGTTTGGATTTTCAAGCCCTGCTCTACCAGGAGGAGGAACCGGGGCTGGGGAATGGGGGCTTGGGGCGCTTGGCCGCTTGCTTTTTGGACTCCCTGGCGACCCTGCAAATCCCGGCCATTGGCTATGGGATTCGCTACGAGTTTGGCATTTTTGACCAGGAAATCCGGGATGGTTGGCAGGTGGAAATCACCGATAAATGGTTGCGCCATGGCAATCCCTGGGAAATTCCCCGCCCGGAGTGGTCCGTGGAGGTGAAATTGGGCGGCCATACGGAAGCCTACACCGATGAACAGGGGCAGTACCGGGTACGCTGGCATCCCTACCAGGTGGTCAAAGGGATTCCCTACGATACGCCGATTTTGGGTTATTTGGTGAATACGGCCAATACCCTGCGGTTGTGGAAGGCGGAAGCTCCCGAATCCTTTGATTTTACCGCTTTTAACCGGGGGGACTACTACGGGGCGGTGGATGAGAAAATCATTTCGGAAAATGTGACCAAGGTGCTTTACCCCAACGATGAACCCATCCAAGGGAAACGCCTGCGCCTGGTGCAACAGATTTTCTTTGTCTCTTGCTCCTTGCAGGATATGTTCCGCATTCTCCAGGGGCAGGGCTTGCCCGTCACCCGCTTCCACGAAAAATTCACCGTCCAACTCAATGACACCCACCCGGCGGTGGCGGTGGCGGAACTGATGCGCTTACTGCTGGATGAATACGGGGTGAATTGGGATACGGCCTGGGAGATTACCAGCCGCAGTTGTGCCTACACCAACCACACCTTATTACCCGAAGCCTTGGAGCGGTGGCCTTTGAGCTTATTTGGTTCGCTGTTGCCCCGGCATTTGGAAATTATTTTTGAAATCAACCAGCGGTTTTTGGATTTGGTGCGCCAGCGGTTTCCGGGGGATGCGGGCAAAATCCAGCGGATGTCCTTGATTGATGAAAGCGGCGAACGCTACGTCCGCATGGCGAATTTAGCCACCGTGGGCAGTATGGCGGTGAATGGGGTGGCGGCCTTGCACACGGATTTGCTCAAACAAACGGTGCTGAACGACTTTTATGCCCTGTGGCCGGCAAAATTCAACAACAAAACCAATGGGGTTACGCCCCGGCGCTGGATGTTGTTGAGCAATTTGCGCCTGAGCAAGCTGATTGCCAGCCGGATTGGCAAAACCTGGGTCACCAACTACGACGAATTGCAACAGTTGGAAAAACTCCAGGACGACCCGGAATTTCGGCAGGAATGGCGGGGGATCAAGCGGGCGATCAAAACCGACCTGGTGGGTTACATTCAGGAGCGCACCGGCATTGTGGTCAGCCCGGATTCGATTTTTGATGTGTTGATCAAACGCATCCACGAGTACAAACGGCAACATTTGCAAGCCCTGCACATTATTTCCCTGTACAACCGCCTCAAGCGGGATCCCAACCTGAATATCCCCGCCCGCACCTTTATTTTCGGGGGGAAAGCGGCACCGGGGTATTTCATGGCCAAGCTGATTATTAAACTCATCAATGCCATCGGTGAGGTAGTCAACCCCGACCCGGACATCCAGGGGAAAATCAAGGTAGTATTCCTGCCGGATTACAACGTCAAATTCTCCCAACGGGTGTTTCCCGCCGCCGACCTGTCGGAACAAATTTCCACCGCCGGGAAGGAAGCCTCCGGCACGGGGAATATGAAATTTGCCATGAACGGGGCGTTGACCATTGGCACCCTGGACGGGGCAAACGTGGAGATTCGGGAAAAAGTCGGGGCGGATAATTTCTTCCTCTTTGGCTTAAACGCCCAGGAAGTCATGGCACTGCGGGCGCACGGCTACCGGCCTTGGGAGTATTACAACAGCAACCCGGTGCTGAAAGAGGTGATTGACCAGATCGCCGGGGGGATGTTCTCGCGGGGGGATACGTCCCTGTTTCGCCCGATTGTGGACTCCCTGCTCAACCACGACCCGTATTTCCTGATGGCGGACTTTCAATCTTTTATTGATACCCAGGAGCGGGTCAGCCAAGCCTATCAAAATACGGAGCAGTGGACACGCATGTCCATCCTCAATACGGCTCGTACCGGGTTTTTCTCCTCCGACCGGAGTATGCAACAGTACTGCCAAGACATTTGGCACGTCTCCGCCGTACCCATCGAGGTCAAACCCTACGACCACAACCAAGCCAGCCAACATCTTTAG
- the ruvC gene encoding crossover junction endodeoxyribonuclease RuvC: MTRILGFDPGLATLGYGVIDIEGKRPIMRDFGVIQTPAHQPLGERLCTIYQDVHTLLEQWQPQQVAAEKLFFYRMANTITVAQARGVLLLVLAQKGLPLVEFAPPVVKQTLTGYGKADKQAVQQAVAQELALASIPRPDDAADALAVALTAWVQMALA, encoded by the coding sequence ATGACCCGCATCCTTGGCTTTGACCCTGGTTTGGCGACCCTGGGCTATGGGGTGATTGATATTGAAGGAAAACGACCCATCATGCGGGATTTTGGCGTGATCCAGACCCCCGCCCACCAACCCCTGGGGGAACGGCTGTGTACGATTTACCAAGATGTGCATACATTACTAGAACAATGGCAACCCCAACAGGTGGCGGCGGAAAAGCTATTTTTTTACCGGATGGCGAATACGATCACGGTGGCGCAGGCGCGGGGGGTGTTGTTGCTGGTGTTGGCGCAAAAGGGACTGCCCCTGGTGGAGTTTGCCCCGCCGGTGGTGAAACAAACCTTAACCGGTTATGGCAAGGCGGACAAACAGGCGGTACAGCAGGCGGTGGCTCAGGAATTGGCCTTAGCTTCCATTCCCCGCCCCGATGATGCCGCCGATGCCCTGGCGGTGGCCTTGACCGCTTGGGTGCAGATGGCTTTGGCCTAG
- the thiS gene encoding sulfur carrier protein ThiS, which produces MTPATAFWLNGTAHACRPGLSVAVLLGELGWQEKPVVIEYNGEVLHRPWWVSTPIQAGDKIEVVTIVGGG; this is translated from the coding sequence ATGACCCCAGCGACTGCCTTCTGGCTCAATGGCACGGCTCATGCCTGCCGACCGGGTTTATCGGTGGCGGTGCTGCTGGGGGAATTGGGCTGGCAGGAAAAGCCCGTGGTGATCGAATACAACGGGGAAGTTTTGCACCGCCCCTGGTGGGTGAGTACCCCGATTCAAGCGGGGGATAAAATCGAGGTGGTGACCATTGTGGGCGGTGGATGA
- a CDS encoding alpha/beta hydrolase — MSMMQRCGWSLVGAMVLAFPNLKVQAADTIILSFGALEFPVAVAELETYIKTGQVPSKFQPFINQVPPQDLARMIATLKQPIPVTTDTVARVFGTSTGQVLLSRLGLVVQTDRGENGANAVKTALLQAAKQPGGVTFLSVLREFPSPTMRLNLVRGLAIMNQVNRYIAQVNGVFTVLNNEFQQQARQPLPPNLPNLTQPGTFKWQVQQLSLADPKRQRTLPVTVYLPSRDNAPTVVISHGLGDSRQSFAYLAQHLASHGFGVILPEHPGSDAQKLQQVLEGKATEYIIPAELVDRPLDITFVLNALAAQPGLTPALNLKQVAVVGHSYGGYTALAVGGARLNLANLNQVCTEVEQGVGINLSLLLQCPGRSLQNPPAQFRDERVAALMAVNPVGSALFGETGLAQVKIPTFLVTATQDIAAPSLYEQIIPFTWLGSPRRYLAILEGASHFSILGAGAAGLPLPVDLVGPAPEVAQMYMKVLTLAFAQVHLANQPQFAPFLTAAYARQLSRAPLPLQVLNDPPLNPIKQALAE, encoded by the coding sequence ATGTCCATGATGCAACGGTGCGGCTGGTCTTTGGTGGGGGCAATGGTGTTGGCGTTCCCCAATCTCAAGGTACAGGCGGCGGACACGATTATCCTCAGTTTTGGGGCGTTGGAATTTCCAGTGGCGGTGGCGGAGCTAGAAACCTATATCAAAACCGGGCAGGTGCCCAGCAAATTTCAGCCCTTCATTAACCAGGTGCCCCCCCAGGATTTGGCACGGATGATTGCCACCCTCAAGCAACCGATTCCCGTCACCACTGATACGGTCGCCCGGGTGTTTGGCACTTCCACCGGCCAAGTTCTCCTGTCGCGCCTGGGGCTGGTGGTGCAGACCGACCGGGGGGAAAACGGTGCCAATGCGGTCAAGACGGCTCTTTTACAAGCGGCTAAACAACCGGGGGGAGTGACCTTTTTGAGTGTCCTGCGGGAATTTCCCAGTCCCACCATGCGCTTGAATCTGGTGCGGGGGTTGGCGATCATGAACCAGGTGAATCGTTATATCGCTCAGGTGAATGGGGTATTTACGGTCTTAAATAACGAATTTCAGCAACAGGCTCGCCAACCTCTGCCCCCCAACCTGCCCAATCTCACCCAGCCCGGGACGTTCAAATGGCAGGTGCAACAATTAAGCCTAGCCGACCCCAAACGCCAACGCACCCTGCCGGTGACGGTTTATTTACCTAGCCGGGACAATGCCCCCACGGTGGTAATTTCCCACGGGTTGGGGGATAGCCGCCAGAGTTTTGCCTACCTAGCCCAGCACCTGGCCTCCCACGGGTTCGGGGTGATTTTACCCGAACATCCGGGTAGTGATGCCCAAAAATTGCAACAGGTGTTGGAGGGGAAAGCAACCGAATATATTATTCCCGCCGAATTGGTAGATCGCCCCCTGGATATTACCTTTGTGCTGAATGCCTTGGCCGCCCAGCCCGGTTTAACCCCAGCCCTGAACCTCAAGCAGGTCGCCGTGGTCGGGCATTCCTACGGGGGCTATACGGCACTGGCGGTGGGGGGTGCCCGGTTGAATTTGGCAAATTTGAACCAAGTCTGCACCGAAGTGGAACAGGGGGTGGGCATCAACCTGTCGTTATTATTACAATGTCCCGGCAGAAGCCTCCAAAATCCCCCGGCGCAATTTCGGGATGAGCGAGTTGCGGCTCTGATGGCGGTCAACCCGGTCGGGAGTGCCCTATTTGGCGAAACGGGTTTGGCGCAGGTGAAAATCCCCACGTTTTTGGTCACGGCCACCCAGGATATTGCCGCCCCGTCATTGTATGAACAAATTATTCCCTTCACCTGGTTGGGAAGTCCCCGGCGGTATCTGGCCATCCTGGAGGGGGCGAGCCATTTCTCGATTCTGGGTGCCGGGGCGGCGGGCTTACCCCTGCCCGTGGATTTGGTCGGACCGGCTCCAGAGGTGGCACAAATGTATATGAAGGTACTAACGTTAGCATTTGCCCAGGTGCATTTGGCCAATCAGCCGCAATTTGCGCCGTTTTTGACAGCGGCCTATGCTCGCCAGTTGAGCCGTGCCCCCCTGCCATTACAGGTACTCAACGACCCGCCTTTGAACCCGATCAAACAGGCTCTAGCGGAGTAG
- a CDS encoding aminotransferase class I/II-fold pyridoxal phosphate-dependent enzyme: MPPLIAQLQKLAQGYQGFHTPGHQRGRGAPALLRQWWGETVFTADLAEIPGLDNLLQPEGILRQAQDRVAGIFGAEHTWFLVNGATAGVLASLLAVQREQGTVILPRQVHQSVIHGLILTGAKPIFITPEWDESQQVWGGIDPQKLRIILQEKINHKITALVLNSPSYKGVCGNVKECIEIAHKFQVPVIVDEAQGAHFPFHAQLPDSALNWGADVVIHSTHKVLTSLTQSALLHQQGNRIASERLSQCLRLVQSSSPSYLLLASLVATAEQMAHQGEALFTQLLTNAARLTTAINQLPGCRTLKINTSQPGFSTQDPTRLVIQTQGLGMTGFWLDELLHQRYQITAEFPDYGDLTFILSPGHTWAEMQILLDALQVISQNRQSQQLSLLPSLPPVTEGFLSPRDAFFAPQVALPWPEAAGRISAGTLSPYPPGIPVLIPGELITPAVVAYLTCIDQMGGQIVGCDGEQKIPVVSNW; this comes from the coding sequence ATGCCGCCTTTAATTGCCCAACTGCAAAAACTTGCCCAGGGCTACCAGGGCTTTCACACGCCGGGACACCAGCGGGGGCGGGGGGCACCAGCTTTACTGCGACAATGGTGGGGCGAGACGGTGTTTACGGCGGATTTGGCGGAAATTCCCGGCCTGGATAATCTTTTACAACCGGAGGGAATTTTGCGGCAGGCGCAAGACCGGGTCGCCGGGATTTTTGGAGCCGAACACACCTGGTTTTTGGTGAATGGGGCAACGGCGGGGGTTTTAGCCAGTTTGCTCGCCGTCCAGCGGGAGCAAGGGACTGTAATTCTCCCCCGACAGGTGCATCAATCGGTGATTCATGGGTTGATTTTAACCGGGGCAAAACCCATTTTTATCACGCCGGAATGGGATGAATCCCAACAGGTCTGGGGAGGAATTGACCCCCAAAAATTGAGGATAATACTTCAGGAAAAAATTAACCACAAAATCACCGCCCTGGTCTTAAATTCACCCTCCTACAAAGGGGTATGTGGTAATGTTAAAGAATGTATTGAAATTGCCCATAAATTTCAGGTTCCCGTGATCGTAGATGAAGCCCAAGGTGCCCATTTTCCGTTTCATGCCCAGTTACCCGATTCGGCGTTAAATTGGGGGGCAGATGTGGTGATTCATTCCACGCACAAAGTATTAACATCCCTCACCCAATCGGCTTTGTTGCATCAGCAGGGGAACCGCATTGCTTCCGAACGTTTGAGCCAATGTTTGCGCCTGGTACAATCCAGTAGCCCCAGTTATCTTTTACTGGCTTCGTTGGTCGCAACCGCCGAGCAGATGGCGCACCAGGGGGAAGCATTATTCACCCAGCTATTAACTAATGCGGCTCGTTTAACTACGGCCATTAACCAACTGCCGGGGTGCCGTACCTTAAAAATTAACACTTCCCAACCAGGATTTAGCACCCAAGACCCCACCCGTTTGGTGATCCAAACCCAGGGGTTAGGAATGACGGGATTTTGGTTAGATGAATTATTGCATCAACGGTATCAAATTACGGCGGAATTTCCCGATTATGGGGATTTGACTTTCATTTTATCCCCCGGTCATACCTGGGCAGAAATGCAGATTTTATTAGATGCTTTGCAGGTAATTAGCCAAAATAGGCAGTCGCAACAATTATCACTCCTACCATCGTTACCGCCGGTTACCGAGGGGTTTTTGTCCCCCAGGGACGCATTCTTTGCCCCCCAAGTCGCTCTGCCCTGGCCGGAGGCGGCGGGTCGGATTAGTGCGGGTACCCTAAGCCCTTATCCACCGGGGATTCCCGTTCTTATCCCCGGAGAACTGATCACCCCAGCGGTGGTGGCTTATTTAACGTGTATTGACCAGATGGGGGGGCAGATCGTGGGGTGTGATGGGGAGCAAAAAATTCCGGTGGTTAGTAACTGGTGA
- a CDS encoding YbjN domain-containing protein, with the protein MPDVGQNFLQWVLTQTTQVASEIPADPVFACFQALGWRVERLPQGVRWRYRGQHGSWWCLALLRGECFTCYSRYPQAARPEQLVPLGELIARMNYGLLLGNWELDWRDGDIRYKTSLDLQGMSLESRWLKRFLASHLGTFDHYWPAVNALLTQGVSPVVALEAVAQLPKERDLGHPKGKPL; encoded by the coding sequence ATGCCAGATGTGGGGCAGAATTTTTTGCAGTGGGTGTTGACCCAAACCACCCAGGTGGCCTCTGAGATACCTGCTGACCCGGTGTTTGCTTGCTTTCAGGCGTTGGGGTGGCGGGTGGAGCGGTTGCCCCAGGGGGTGCGCTGGCGGTATCGGGGTCAGCATGGCAGTTGGTGGTGTTTGGCTCTACTGCGGGGGGAATGTTTCACCTGCTATTCCCGTTATCCCCAGGCGGCTCGCCCGGAGCAGTTGGTACCCTTGGGTGAATTAATCGCCCGGATGAACTATGGGTTGCTGTTGGGCAATTGGGAATTGGACTGGCGGGACGGGGACATCCGTTATAAAACGAGTCTGGACTTGCAGGGAATGAGCTTGGAGAGCCGGTGGTTAAAGCGGTTTTTGGCCAGTCATTTGGGGACGTTTGACCATTATTGGCCAGCGGTAAACGCCCTGTTGACCCAGGGGGTATCGCCCGTGGTTGCCCTAGAAGCGGTGGCGCAGTTGCCGAAGGAGCGGGATTTAGGTCACCCTAAAGGCAAACCCCTTTAA
- a CDS encoding YbjN domain-containing protein, producing MLNPPMQPVPMLQTVMDFLVKDDWNFELVKPERVESPVQGESGMWLCGVEIARERFCVVYSYCPLAIPIAHRPSMAEFITLANYGLFIGNFEMDFRDGELRFKTSLDVGESDLTVPLVQPLIYHNVATMDEYLPGIMAVVHGGVSPRIAVAQIERTGDGLAESNEFDGRVS from the coding sequence ATGTTAAACCCTCCGATGCAACCCGTGCCCATGCTACAAACCGTGATGGATTTTTTGGTAAAAGATGACTGGAATTTTGAACTGGTCAAACCGGAGCGGGTGGAATCGCCGGTGCAGGGGGAAAGTGGGATGTGGCTGTGCGGGGTAGAAATCGCCCGGGAACGGTTCTGCGTGGTGTATTCCTACTGTCCGTTGGCGATTCCCATTGCCCACCGCCCCAGTATGGCGGAGTTTATTACCCTGGCGAATTATGGTTTGTTTATTGGTAATTTTGAAATGGATTTTCGGGATGGGGAATTGCGTTTCAAAACCAGTTTGGATGTGGGGGAAAGTGATTTAACTGTCCCATTGGTGCAACCATTGATTTACCATAACGTGGCCACGATGGATGAATACCTGCCGGGGATCATGGCGGTGGTGCATGGGGGGGTATCGCCCCGGATTGCGGTGGCTCAAATTGAAAGGACTGGGGATGGGTTAGCCGAATCCAATGAATTTGATGGCAGGGTATCTTAA